Proteins encoded together in one uncultured Desulfosarcina sp. window:
- a CDS encoding fatty acid CoA ligase family protein, which yields MQTTPDKADGSTVNVATYLRTMARVQPYKRAVVSPAGRDRHGRVAYSHLTFRQLDIESDCLAQGLDNVGVSRGVRTILMVKPSLDFFALVFALFKVGAVPVVVDPGMGIGRMLNCLSESRAQALIGIPPAHVLRTLAPKYFKTVTTFITVGSRWFWGGLTLDRVRQRHWEPYPMADTRPDEIAAILFTTGSTGPAKGVFYTHGVFDAQVRNIKAQFNITPSEIDLPTFPLFALFDPALGMTAIIPDMDPTQPARVNPEKIIEAIGDHGVTNMFASPALLNRVGRYGKENGIKLPTVKRVISAGAPAAPANIEQFSAMLTDGALIHTGYGATEAMPVSSFGSDEILSETRKLSEKGFGMCVGRPISGIDVRIIRISDGPIAQWTDDLRVSDGETGEIAVRGDQVTRGYFERPRDDALAKIQDGDRFWHRMGDLGWLDKKGRIWFCGRKSHRVVTESATLFTIPCEAIFNNHPRVFRSALVGIGTQGKQRPVMCIELEPGDKGSGKKALKQELLELAQTSPITQSIETILFHRSFPVDIRHNSKIFREKLTIWAEKKAKSV from the coding sequence ATGCAGACAACTCCGGATAAAGCCGATGGAAGCACGGTCAATGTCGCCACCTACCTGCGCACCATGGCCCGTGTCCAACCCTACAAGCGGGCGGTGGTCAGCCCGGCCGGTAGGGACCGCCATGGGCGAGTCGCATACAGCCACCTGACTTTCCGCCAGCTGGACATCGAATCGGACTGTCTGGCCCAGGGGCTGGACAATGTGGGCGTCAGCCGCGGCGTACGCACGATCCTGATGGTCAAGCCCAGCCTGGACTTTTTCGCCCTGGTCTTCGCCCTGTTCAAGGTGGGGGCTGTGCCCGTGGTGGTCGATCCGGGAATGGGCATCGGCCGAATGCTGAACTGCCTGTCGGAAAGCCGGGCCCAGGCCCTGATCGGCATCCCCCCGGCCCATGTCCTGCGCACCCTGGCGCCCAAGTATTTCAAGACGGTCACCACCTTCATCACCGTGGGTAGCCGCTGGTTCTGGGGTGGCTTGACACTGGATCGAGTCCGCCAACGACACTGGGAGCCCTACCCCATGGCAGATACCCGCCCAGACGAAATCGCCGCCATCCTCTTTACCACCGGCAGCACCGGTCCGGCCAAAGGCGTCTTTTATACCCACGGCGTCTTCGACGCCCAGGTACGCAACATTAAGGCCCAGTTCAACATCACGCCCAGCGAAATCGACTTGCCCACATTCCCCCTTTTCGCCCTCTTCGATCCGGCGCTGGGAATGACGGCCATTATCCCGGACATGGATCCCACCCAGCCGGCGCGGGTCAATCCGGAAAAGATCATCGAGGCCATCGGCGACCATGGCGTCACCAATATGTTCGCCTCGCCCGCCCTGCTCAACCGCGTGGGGCGCTACGGCAAGGAAAACGGCATCAAACTGCCCACCGTGAAACGGGTCATTTCGGCCGGGGCACCAGCCGCGCCGGCCAACATCGAACAGTTCAGCGCCATGCTCACCGACGGCGCCCTGATCCACACCGGCTACGGGGCCACCGAAGCCATGCCGGTAAGTTCCTTCGGCAGCGACGAAATCCTCAGCGAAACCCGCAAGCTCAGCGAAAAAGGGTTCGGCATGTGTGTGGGACGCCCCATCTCAGGCATCGATGTGCGCATCATCCGCATCAGCGACGGACCCATCGCCCAATGGACCGACGACCTGCGCGTGTCCGACGGCGAAACCGGAGAGATTGCCGTACGCGGCGATCAGGTGACCCGGGGCTACTTCGAGCGACCCCGGGACGATGCCTTGGCCAAGATTCAGGATGGAGACCGTTTCTGGCATCGCATGGGCGATCTGGGGTGGTTGGACAAAAAAGGACGCATCTGGTTCTGCGGCCGCAAAAGCCATCGGGTGGTCACCGAATCCGCAACCCTTTTCACCATCCCCTGCGAAGCCATTTTCAACAATCATCCCCGGGTCTTCCGCAGCGCCCTGGTCGGAATCGGCACGCAGGGCAAACAGCGGCCGGTGATGTGCATCGAACTGGAACCTGGTGATAAAGGCAGCGGCAAAAAGGCCCTGAAGCAGGAGCTTCTGGAATTGGCCCAAACCAGCCCGATCACCCAATCCATCGAGACCATCTTGTTTCACCGCTCTTTTCCCGTCGACATTCGCCATAATTCCAAAATATTCAGGGAAAAATTGACGATTTGGGCGGAAAAGAAGGCAAAATCGGTTTAA
- a CDS encoding alpha/beta fold hydrolase — protein MTLAATPINVNDYRDGYPFQSHFLDRNGLRYHYLDEGSGEAVVMVHGNPTWSYFFRRVIGALSPAYRCIAPDHMGCGLSDKPDESRYDFRLRSRVDDFSALMDHLNLERVTLMVHDWGGMIAMAWAVANADRVARIVVTNTAGFFPPGEKGIPLRLWIVRNLGAFARPAVLYGNLFARGATVMAPRKRLSPDARKGLLAPYNSPRNRIATLRFVQDIPLVAGDPGFDIVDDVSRNLDRLSSVPMLILWGKHDFVFDVDYYSEWRRRFPAAEGHLFEDAGHYLLEDVPEEIIQRVTDFLGRHPI, from the coding sequence ATGACTCTTGCGGCAACCCCCATAAACGTGAATGACTACCGGGATGGCTACCCGTTTCAATCCCATTTCCTGGATCGCAATGGGTTGCGATACCATTATCTCGACGAGGGCTCCGGCGAAGCCGTGGTCATGGTCCACGGCAATCCCACCTGGTCCTATTTTTTCCGGCGGGTGATCGGTGCCCTGTCACCGGCGTATCGCTGCATCGCACCCGACCATATGGGCTGCGGTTTGTCCGACAAGCCGGACGAATCCCGCTACGACTTTCGCCTGCGCAGTCGGGTGGATGATTTTTCGGCGCTCATGGACCATCTGAACCTGGAGCGGGTGACCCTCATGGTTCACGACTGGGGCGGCATGATCGCCATGGCCTGGGCCGTAGCCAACGCAGACCGGGTGGCGCGCATCGTGGTAACCAACACGGCCGGTTTTTTCCCTCCGGGAGAAAAAGGAATCCCGTTGCGGCTGTGGATCGTTCGCAATTTGGGCGCCTTTGCCAGGCCCGCGGTCCTGTATGGAAACCTGTTTGCCCGCGGAGCTACTGTTATGGCACCGCGCAAGCGGCTTTCGCCCGATGCCAGGAAAGGACTCCTGGCACCGTACAACAGCCCCCGCAACCGGATCGCGACCCTGCGTTTCGTCCAGGACATACCGCTGGTGGCCGGCGATCCCGGATTCGACATCGTCGACGATGTGTCGCGCAACCTGGACAGGCTGTCCTCCGTTCCCATGCTGATTTTGTGGGGAAAACACGACTTCGTTTTTGACGTGGATTATTACAGCGAATGGCGGCGCCGATTCCCGGCCGCCGAAGGCCATCTGTTCGAAGACGCCGGTCACTACCTGCTGGAGGATGTTCCCGAAGAGATCATTCAACGGGTGACTGATTTTCTGGGCAGGCATCCGATATAA
- a CDS encoding beta-ketoacyl synthase N-terminal-like domain-containing protein, which produces MNKNTLIAIVGMDGIFPGAPDLDTFWTHIVKRIDQSVPAPEHRWIASPKDRLSSNLVPDRTYSRNACLIRDFTFDPNGFKLDSEVTRHLDPVHQLTLTAGKRAVAACSIADVDPQRVDTILAAIALPTDSASAFTRTILGKAIARKLFPEKALSQIEITRAQALGSRVDGLPAALLAAEMGFGGNCFTLDAACASSSYAVKLACDALAFGRADMVVTGGVSRPECLYTQTGFSQLQALSRSGRCAPFDHRADGLVVGEGVGILVLKRLSDAIDQGDTIHGVIHGIGLSNDMRGNLLAPESRGQVRAMQAAYAIAGWRPSDVDLIECHGTGTRAGDTTEIESLVQLWQDESRESGVCAIGSVKSMIGHLLTAAGAAGLIKVLLAMRHRTLPPSINFDRPPADSPLPESPFRVQTEADPWKTGGSGKPMRAAVSAFGFGGINAHILLQEWPSPSVQTPDVESHAISVEINAEITPVHPVAIVGMDVAVGSLNQLKSFEKAIFQGTSVISRRPEDRWKGADAEVIDRIDGIDPSGAYMQQLDLTVGEFQIPPKEIGDILPQQLLALKVGAGALQDAGLPLKNPGERMGVVMGIGFDFEATNFHLRWQLQGAADRWNADHGLDLDEDSLKQWIEQLRKGCGPPLTPSRVMGALGGIVASRMAREFRFGGPSFVVSADTASGIQSLQVAVDLLRQDAVDAMLVGAVDLAGEARNLIRLHRWLPLSKTDRVRPFDAAADGTLPGDGAAALVLKRLDRAKADNDRIYAVIHGIGTASGGDPVTGELPVAVYARSLSAAFRENRIRPGAVSYLEVNGSGVPERDRGELEALTQFFDGAKPADPSKAIALGSSAPIGGFTGAAHGLVSLTKAALCLHRLQLPPLPGCDVLTGDAVSWGPFHIPRDRQPWYRDREDGPRIACCASVTMDGSCGHVLLQEYETPAETPVGLTQPLSSETTPGLFALTGDTQRELAEGLAKLETYVKDSPGPITVESAAARWMASQPPQSGHKLAIVLIVQPDQHPEAIFQEARRALDSDGSDPFSKQVFYTGRPMGADAKVVWVYPGSGNHYLGMGRELALRFPATVADMDRKTGRLKTQFRPWHLMPWRQSWQPQWEGDADHRLRSDPLNMIFGQVVFGSLMTDILKRFSIPADNLIGYSLGESAALFAHGVWSDRGDMLKRMQATDLFTTQLSGPCQSLRLAWNIPETQPADWKVAVVNRPYDRVREILKGIEHVRLLIVNTPEECVIGGLAPAVEQAVAALSCQAVYLDGVVTVHCDAARPVAEAYRQLHHFPTTAVPGLAVYSCSWGKAYDVTPDSVSDSIEKQAVDGFDFTRTINQAYADGGRVFIEAGPRSSCSRMIDRILADKPHLAVAANQGNANEVDALLRCLARLFTERVPMDLSALYNGFDVSAAAAPAEKLRVVSVPVGGQRLEPALPKLRQQISSPQPSPETINPQQAKTQPATPTTASIEQLLETAQRNMQATADAHQRFLDISQEMTQAYADTFELQNRLLAAGAQPTEDDLAASVPPSTPSPAAPVAKPAPAFDRDMCMEFAIGKVGRVLGPTFDVVDSYRVRVRLPDEPLMLVDRILSVEGEMLSMVSGKVVTEHDVLPGAWYLDGDRAPVCISVEAGQADLFLSSYLGIDHQVKGERAYRLLDAVVTFHRGLPRPGDTIRYEIAIDRFVRQGDTWMFFFRFEGFIGDQHLISMRDGCAGFFTEAEVRNSGGIILTESERKPVAGKCPANWRPLVPMEKESYSDDQVDALRRGDLAGCFSSAFEGIVLADSLHLPGGGMHLIHRVLELDPTGGRYGLGMIRAEADIHPDDWFLTCHFVDDKVMPGTLMYECCAHTLRVFLQRMGWVTDKPGACYEPVIGNGARLKCRGPVTPSTRHVHYEIQISEIGYGPEPYVVADAHMSADGRPIVFFKDMSMQMSGVGREDIEAVWRRKPVLQASPQKTAPLYDRASILAFATGNPSEAFGEPYRVFDQQRKIARLPGPPYCFMDRVIAAEPKPWKLAPGGWITAQYDLSPNEWYFAADRSGVMPFCVLLEIALQPCGWLAAYVGSALRSQRDLKFRNLGGSAVLHRQVTPDTWPLTMRCRMTKVSEAADMIIENFDFEVLDNSGPVYTGDTYFGFFSAEALAQQKGLGAADPMVQALASFSNATEGAMSLTMEPPITPDEAASMALSVNHLELPGKALLMVDEIAAHFDVDADEATYIRGIKQVDPEEWFFKAHFYQDPVCPGSLGLESFIQLMKTAAMKRWPELTGTHRFRVLEGSRHTWTYRGQIIPTNKTVAVEARIACVADSPIPLIRADGLLSVDGLPIYKMENFELALVPATESRHA; this is translated from the coding sequence ATGAATAAAAATACCCTTATCGCCATTGTCGGGATGGATGGCATCTTTCCCGGCGCCCCGGACCTGGACACTTTCTGGACCCATATCGTCAAGAGAATCGACCAATCCGTACCGGCACCGGAGCACCGTTGGATTGCTTCGCCCAAAGACCGACTCAGCAGCAACTTGGTGCCGGACCGCACCTACTCCCGCAATGCCTGTCTGATCCGGGATTTTACTTTTGATCCCAATGGATTCAAACTGGATTCCGAAGTGACCCGTCATCTGGACCCGGTTCATCAACTGACCCTTACTGCCGGGAAAAGAGCCGTGGCAGCCTGTTCCATTGCCGACGTCGATCCTCAGCGAGTGGATACCATTCTGGCGGCCATTGCCCTGCCCACGGACAGCGCATCGGCATTCACCCGCACGATACTGGGCAAGGCCATCGCCCGGAAGTTGTTTCCCGAAAAAGCGCTTTCCCAAATTGAAATCACGCGTGCGCAGGCTTTAGGCAGCCGGGTGGACGGACTGCCGGCCGCCCTGCTGGCAGCGGAAATGGGATTTGGCGGCAATTGTTTCACCCTGGATGCGGCCTGTGCCTCGTCCAGCTATGCCGTCAAACTGGCCTGCGATGCACTGGCCTTCGGAAGGGCGGACATGGTCGTAACCGGAGGGGTGTCCCGCCCGGAATGCCTTTATACCCAGACCGGTTTCAGCCAGTTGCAGGCCCTGAGTCGCTCGGGCCGCTGCGCGCCTTTCGACCACCGGGCCGACGGCCTGGTGGTGGGCGAAGGGGTCGGCATCCTGGTTCTCAAGCGCCTGTCCGATGCTATTGATCAAGGCGATACCATCCACGGCGTGATTCACGGCATCGGCCTGTCCAACGACATGCGCGGCAACCTGCTGGCTCCGGAAAGCCGCGGCCAGGTGCGCGCCATGCAGGCCGCCTATGCCATTGCGGGCTGGCGCCCTTCGGACGTGGACCTCATCGAATGCCACGGCACCGGCACCCGGGCCGGCGACACCACAGAAATCGAAAGCCTGGTTCAACTCTGGCAGGATGAATCCAGGGAATCCGGGGTTTGTGCCATCGGATCGGTGAAATCCATGATCGGCCATCTGCTGACCGCGGCCGGGGCCGCCGGCCTGATCAAAGTCCTGCTGGCCATGCGCCACCGGACGCTGCCGCCATCCATCAATTTCGACCGTCCACCGGCGGACAGCCCGCTGCCGGAAAGCCCTTTCAGGGTGCAAACTGAAGCGGACCCCTGGAAAACGGGCGGGTCCGGCAAACCGATGCGGGCTGCGGTAAGCGCTTTCGGTTTCGGCGGTATCAACGCCCATATCCTGTTGCAGGAATGGCCTTCTCCATCCGTCCAGACGCCCGATGTCGAATCGCATGCCATCTCCGTGGAGATCAACGCCGAAATCACGCCCGTCCATCCGGTGGCCATCGTGGGTATGGACGTTGCCGTGGGGTCGTTGAACCAATTAAAATCATTTGAGAAAGCCATTTTCCAAGGTACCAGCGTCATTTCCCGGCGCCCTGAGGACCGATGGAAAGGCGCCGATGCCGAAGTAATCGACCGCATCGACGGCATCGATCCGTCGGGCGCCTACATGCAGCAATTGGATTTAACCGTGGGCGAGTTCCAGATTCCGCCCAAGGAGATCGGCGACATCCTGCCCCAGCAGTTGCTGGCCCTCAAAGTCGGCGCCGGAGCCTTGCAGGATGCCGGTCTTCCGCTGAAGAACCCGGGCGAACGCATGGGCGTGGTGATGGGCATCGGATTCGATTTCGAAGCTACCAATTTTCATCTGCGCTGGCAGCTCCAAGGTGCCGCAGATCGTTGGAACGCAGACCACGGCCTCGACCTGGACGAGGATTCTTTAAAGCAATGGATTGAACAGTTGCGCAAGGGATGCGGCCCGCCGCTGACCCCGTCCCGGGTCATGGGAGCCCTGGGGGGTATCGTCGCCAGCCGCATGGCGCGGGAATTTCGTTTCGGCGGGCCCAGTTTCGTGGTTTCGGCGGACACGGCATCGGGCATCCAGTCCCTGCAGGTGGCCGTGGATCTGTTGCGCCAGGATGCCGTGGATGCCATGCTGGTAGGGGCGGTGGATCTGGCCGGTGAAGCGCGCAATCTCATTCGTCTGCATCGCTGGCTGCCGCTGTCGAAAACCGACCGCGTGCGCCCTTTCGATGCCGCTGCCGACGGAACGCTGCCGGGCGACGGGGCCGCAGCCCTGGTGCTCAAGCGTCTGGACCGTGCCAAGGCGGATAATGACCGCATCTACGCCGTGATCCACGGCATCGGCACGGCATCCGGCGGAGACCCTGTCACCGGCGAGCTGCCCGTGGCCGTCTATGCCCGCTCCCTTTCGGCGGCTTTCCGGGAAAATCGAATCAGGCCTGGCGCTGTTTCTTATCTGGAGGTTAACGGTTCCGGGGTACCGGAACGGGATCGCGGTGAACTGGAAGCCCTGACACAGTTTTTCGACGGCGCGAAACCTGCCGACCCTTCCAAGGCCATCGCCCTGGGCTCCTCCGCGCCCATCGGCGGTTTTACCGGCGCGGCCCATGGGCTGGTCTCATTGACCAAGGCTGCATTGTGCCTGCATCGTCTGCAACTGCCGCCTTTGCCCGGTTGCGACGTTCTGACCGGCGATGCCGTATCATGGGGGCCGTTTCATATTCCCCGGGACCGTCAACCCTGGTACCGGGACCGGGAAGACGGACCGCGCATCGCCTGCTGCGCGTCCGTTACCATGGACGGCAGTTGCGGCCATGTCCTGCTTCAGGAATACGAGACGCCTGCCGAAACGCCTGTGGGATTGACCCAGCCGCTCTCGTCGGAAACCACTCCCGGACTTTTCGCCCTTACCGGCGACACTCAACGGGAATTGGCCGAAGGTCTGGCAAAGCTTGAAACATACGTAAAGGATTCCCCCGGCCCAATCACGGTCGAATCGGCAGCCGCCCGCTGGATGGCCTCGCAGCCGCCGCAATCCGGCCATAAACTGGCCATTGTGCTGATCGTCCAACCCGATCAACATCCGGAAGCGATCTTCCAGGAAGCCCGAAGGGCCCTTGATTCCGATGGCTCCGACCCGTTTTCCAAACAGGTATTTTATACCGGCCGCCCCATGGGCGCCGATGCCAAAGTCGTCTGGGTCTACCCGGGATCGGGCAACCACTACCTGGGAATGGGACGCGAACTGGCCCTGCGGTTTCCCGCCACAGTCGCCGATATGGACCGCAAAACGGGCCGCCTGAAAACCCAGTTCCGACCCTGGCACCTGATGCCCTGGCGCCAGTCCTGGCAGCCGCAATGGGAAGGGGATGCCGACCATCGTCTTCGATCGGACCCGCTGAACATGATTTTCGGACAGGTGGTCTTCGGCAGCCTGATGACCGACATCCTCAAACGGTTTTCCATTCCTGCCGACAATCTCATCGGCTACAGCCTGGGCGAATCCGCCGCCCTGTTCGCCCACGGCGTGTGGTCGGACCGCGGAGACATGCTAAAGCGCATGCAGGCCACCGATTTGTTCACCACCCAGCTGTCCGGCCCCTGCCAATCCCTGCGCCTGGCCTGGAACATCCCTGAAACGCAGCCGGCAGACTGGAAAGTCGCGGTGGTCAACCGTCCGTACGATCGGGTTCGAGAAATTTTAAAGGGCATCGAGCATGTCCGGCTGCTCATCGTCAACACTCCCGAAGAGTGTGTCATCGGCGGGTTGGCGCCGGCGGTTGAACAAGCCGTCGCAGCCCTGTCCTGCCAGGCAGTCTACCTGGATGGGGTGGTCACCGTTCACTGCGACGCGGCCCGGCCTGTGGCTGAGGCCTACCGGCAGTTGCACCATTTTCCAACCACGGCCGTACCGGGTCTGGCGGTCTATAGCTGCAGTTGGGGCAAAGCCTATGATGTCACTCCGGACAGCGTTTCCGATTCAATAGAAAAACAGGCAGTTGACGGATTCGACTTCACCCGGACGATCAACCAGGCCTATGCCGACGGCGGCCGTGTTTTCATCGAAGCCGGCCCCCGGTCATCGTGCAGTCGCATGATCGACCGCATCCTGGCGGACAAACCCCATCTGGCCGTGGCCGCCAACCAGGGCAACGCCAACGAAGTCGATGCCCTGCTGCGCTGTCTGGCGCGCCTGTTCACCGAGCGGGTGCCCATGGACCTGTCGGCCCTATACAATGGTTTCGATGTTTCTGCGGCTGCTGCTCCGGCCGAAAAATTGCGGGTCGTATCGGTTCCCGTTGGCGGCCAACGACTCGAACCGGCCCTGCCTAAACTTCGGCAGCAAATATCCTCGCCGCAACCATCGCCTGAAACGATCAATCCACAACAGGCCAAAACCCAACCGGCAACGCCGACTACAGCCTCTATAGAGCAACTGCTGGAAACCGCCCAACGCAACATGCAGGCCACGGCCGATGCGCACCAGCGCTTTCTCGACATCTCCCAAGAGATGACCCAGGCCTATGCCGACACCTTCGAGCTGCAAAATCGGCTGCTGGCCGCCGGTGCACAACCGACTGAGGACGACCTGGCTGCTTCCGTTCCGCCGTCAACACCCTCTCCAGCCGCTCCGGTTGCGAAACCGGCACCGGCCTTCGACCGCGACATGTGCATGGAGTTCGCCATCGGCAAGGTAGGACGGGTATTGGGACCGACCTTCGACGTGGTGGATTCCTATCGGGTGCGGGTGCGCCTGCCCGACGAACCCCTGATGCTGGTGGACCGCATCCTTTCCGTCGAGGGCGAGATGCTCTCCATGGTTTCGGGGAAGGTGGTGACCGAACACGACGTACTGCCCGGCGCCTGGTACCTGGACGGCGACCGCGCTCCGGTCTGCATCAGTGTGGAGGCCGGCCAGGCCGACCTGTTCCTCAGTTCCTACTTGGGCATCGACCACCAGGTCAAAGGCGAGCGGGCCTATCGCCTGCTCGATGCCGTGGTGACCTTTCACCGCGGGCTGCCGCGCCCGGGAGACACCATCCGCTATGAAATCGCCATCGACCGTTTCGTGCGCCAGGGGGACACCTGGATGTTCTTCTTCCGTTTCGAAGGCTTCATCGGCGACCAGCATCTGATCTCCATGCGCGACGGATGCGCCGGTTTTTTCACCGAAGCGGAGGTGCGCAATTCCGGGGGCATCATTCTCACCGAGTCGGAGCGCAAACCGGTTGCCGGAAAATGCCCGGCAAACTGGCGGCCGTTGGTCCCCATGGAAAAGGAATCCTATTCCGACGACCAGGTGGACGCCCTGCGTCGCGGCGATCTGGCCGGCTGCTTCAGCAGTGCTTTCGAGGGCATTGTCCTGGCCGATTCCCTGCACCTGCCCGGCGGAGGCATGCACCTGATTCATCGCGTGCTGGAACTGGATCCCACAGGCGGGCGCTATGGTCTGGGTATGATCCGGGCCGAAGCCGACATCCATCCCGACGACTGGTTTCTGACCTGCCATTTCGTGGACGACAAGGTCATGCCCGGCACCCTGATGTACGAGTGCTGCGCCCACACGTTGCGGGTCTTTTTGCAGCGCATGGGTTGGGTGACCGATAAGCCCGGCGCGTGCTATGAACCGGTCATCGGCAACGGAGCGCGGCTCAAGTGCCGGGGGCCGGTAACGCCCTCCACCCGTCACGTGCATTACGAAATTCAGATCAGCGAGATCGGTTACGGTCCCGAACCGTACGTGGTTGCCGATGCCCACATGTCCGCCGACGGTCGGCCCATAGTCTTTTTCAAGGACATGTCCATGCAGATGAGCGGCGTCGGACGCGAAGATATCGAGGCGGTCTGGCGGCGCAAACCGGTTTTGCAGGCGTCGCCGCAAAAAACAGCCCCGTTGTACGACCGGGCTTCCATCCTGGCTTTCGCCACCGGCAACCCCTCCGAGGCCTTCGGGGAGCCGTATCGCGTTTTCGATCAACAGCGCAAAATCGCCCGACTGCCCGGACCGCCCTATTGCTTTATGGACCGGGTCATTGCTGCGGAACCGAAACCCTGGAAACTGGCGCCCGGCGGGTGGATCACCGCTCAATACGACCTTTCTCCGAACGAGTGGTATTTTGCCGCCGACCGCAGCGGCGTCATGCCCTTCTGCGTTCTGCTGGAAATCGCCCTGCAGCCCTGCGGCTGGCTGGCGGCCTATGTCGGGTCGGCCCTGCGCAGCCAACGGGATCTGAAGTTTCGCAACCTTGGAGGCAGCGCCGTCCTGCACCGGCAGGTCACCCCGGACACCTGGCCGTTGACCATGCGCTGCCGCATGACCAAGGTAAGCGAAGCGGCCGACATGATCATCGAGAATTTCGATTTCGAAGTGCTTGACAATAGTGGTCCGGTCTATACCGGCGATACCTATTTCGGCTTTTTTTCCGCCGAGGCCCTGGCCCAGCAAAAAGGACTGGGCGCCGCCGATCCCATGGTTCAAGCCCTGGCTTCTTTTTCCAACGCGACTGAAGGGGCGATGTCCCTAACCATGGAACCGCCGATCACCCCGGACGAGGCCGCGTCCATGGCGCTTTCCGTCAATCACCTGGAACTGCCCGGCAAGGCCCTGTTGATGGTGGACGAAATCGCCGCCCACTTCGATGTGGACGCCGACGAGGCGACATATATACGGGGCATCAAGCAGGTGGACCCCGAGGAGTGGTTCTTCAAGGCCCATTTTTATCAGGACCCGGTCTGCCCCGGATCGCTGGGGCTGGAATCCTTCATTCAATTGATGAAAACGGCGGCAATGAAACGCTGGCCCGAGTTGACCGGCACCCATCGGTTTCGCGTGCTGGAAGGCAGCCGTCACACCTGGACTTATCGCGGTCAGATTATACCGACCAATAAAACGGTTGCCGTTGAAGCCCGGATCGCCTGTGTTGCGGACAGTCCGATACCGTTGATCAGGGCCGACGGCCTTCTCAGCGTGGACGGCCTGCCCATCTACAAAATGGAAAACTTCGAACTGGCCCTGGTTCCGGCAACCGAAAGCAGGCACGCATGA
- a CDS encoding universal stress protein has translation MKIHFQRILCATDLSDYSNSAVLQAIGMAEEFGARLTICHVIDLPMVSMHGAAFVYQEDQIEEMKAGALEQIQALVADRDLDWEAVVETGPVSHTLCRLAMENQADLAIVSTYGRTGIKRLFLGSVTERLLRTIGCPLLVVTPSEKAGQIEKQFKGFGFKQILVGCDFSADSGRAVEFGFSLAQEFEAVIHLVHVIEPFAYRDAMLPDSIGTEALTEVTTGCRQRLEALVPEGAENWCKIEMACRTGKPFQSLIAYAEERRVDLIVLGVRGHSLVETMLLGSTTDRVIRGVACPVLSVCPP, from the coding sequence ATGAAAATTCATTTCCAACGGATTCTCTGCGCCACGGATCTTTCCGACTACTCCAATTCAGCCGTCCTTCAGGCCATCGGCATGGCCGAAGAATTCGGCGCCCGGCTGACCATCTGCCATGTGATCGACCTGCCCATGGTCAGTATGCATGGGGCGGCCTTCGTTTACCAGGAGGATCAAATCGAGGAGATGAAAGCCGGCGCCCTGGAACAGATTCAGGCGCTGGTAGCCGACCGCGATCTGGATTGGGAGGCGGTGGTGGAAACCGGACCGGTGTCTCACACCCTTTGCCGCCTGGCAATGGAGAATCAAGCCGACCTGGCCATCGTTTCCACTTACGGACGCACGGGTATCAAACGCCTGTTCCTCGGTTCGGTCACCGAACGGCTGCTGCGGACCATCGGCTGTCCGCTGCTGGTGGTGACACCGTCCGAGAAGGCCGGGCAGATAGAAAAACAGTTCAAGGGGTTCGGGTTCAAGCAGATCCTGGTGGGCTGCGATTTCTCGGCGGATTCAGGCCGTGCGGTGGAATTCGGGTTCAGTCTGGCCCAGGAGTTCGAAGCGGTCATTCATCTGGTTCACGTCATCGAACCGTTCGCCTACAGAGATGCCATGCTGCCGGATTCCATCGGCACAGAGGCGCTTACCGAGGTGACCACCGGCTGCCGCCAGCGATTGGAGGCCCTGGTTCCCGAAGGGGCCGAAAACTGGTGCAAGATCGAAATGGCCTGCAGAACCGGAAAACCGTTCCAATCGTTGATCGCTTATGCCGAGGAACGCCGGGTCGACCTGATCGTTCTCGGTGTGCGCGGCCACTCTCTGGTGGAGACCATGCTTTTGGGATCGACCACCGACCGGGTGATCCGTGGGGTGGCCTGCCCGGTGTTGTCCGTCTGTCCGCCGTAA
- a CDS encoding 2-oxoacid:acceptor oxidoreductase family protein: MERCRMVFSGSGGQGVITAAIILAEAAVLHEGLEAVQTQAYGAAARGGATRSDVIVADSPIDFPKVIQPNVLVCLTQEAYTKFCDIIRPGGLLLSDPRYVTPQLKVDAIQRELPMYETVMDKIGKPIVFNICMLGAVVGLTDLVQPESIIKVLEQRIPSNFLEMNKQALDLGLEMGRGVG; this comes from the coding sequence ATGGAACGATGCAGGATGGTATTTTCGGGATCGGGCGGCCAGGGGGTGATCACGGCCGCGATCATCCTGGCCGAGGCCGCGGTGCTGCACGAAGGCCTGGAGGCAGTCCAGACCCAGGCCTACGGAGCGGCGGCCCGGGGCGGCGCCACGCGCTCGGATGTGATCGTCGCGGACAGTCCGATCGACTTTCCCAAGGTGATCCAGCCCAACGTGCTGGTGTGCCTGACCCAGGAGGCCTACACCAAGTTCTGCGACATCATCCGCCCCGGCGGACTGCTGCTCAGCGATCCGCGCTATGTGACGCCCCAGCTCAAGGTGGACGCCATCCAGCGGGAGCTTCCCATGTACGAGACGGTGATGGACAAGATCGGCAAGCCCATCGTGTTCAATATCTGCATGCTGGGCGCGGTGGTGGGCCTGACCGACCTGGTGCAACCCGAGTCGATCATAAAAGTGCTCGAACAGCGCATTCCGTCCAACTTTCTGGAAATGAACAAACAGGCCCTGGACCTGGGGCTGGAGATGGGGCGGGGCGTCGGATAA